The Caminibacter pacificus genome includes a region encoding these proteins:
- a CDS encoding AAA domain-containing protein, with protein MLENRKIITYYLDFLIQSSLTSIKFQKNQGHIDKNSLNDINYFLINYGEKDKKTFKDNLCILINHLEKLEKKDKYKIVFFPFVNEFIEVSKTREDKIYSAPIYFSFDIDKKFQKLLFDLKNFSINFKSKIFDSLFDNAELFFNNYYASSKIFAINHEDLDNLKKELNDEEFEKRYPKKDKEFFFSVLKKYAESSNLYVKKSDSLYQFIKNFNEALASKINKNENLNTLIQNEVFSLIAVVNTEALIQSDLITLGLINAYKSSIIPYFENISPNDKLNRILYFHPKRYFEKVDIETSPKNTLNITEEKLKDLQKSHFGSFSSKFALTLSQRLALSAYLSALDIIPVNGPPGTGKTALLRGIFADYIVKNALKAKISYDKVKNDPYSLIDTGMPILGTSSVRQAINNIIEGISGGFEEADKLDNPLFKRWLKLPQYDADKKIDLINNYCVVPQIRNSENKYENGVLFTGIDNIFEYLENINPEELEEDFVEFFEKSFEKSYELNEIIEFLSQKIIQNISVINRTIENSENLIKTYEKLDTSVRFETFFYSLHLLEAFFIQNLKKINRPKISNCPICGGNIINEEKYFKCSKCDFTIKKNNKIKVSTIEDLTDLLNETLKQNETTYGLKKNGKFFEIVEKPQLSNIQRLFVITPLFPMLTVTMHSLYGAFKEKKENGYVLNESFFDLVLSDESGMILAPVALPALFSAKKMVIVGDEKQIEPVYPFDEIVDKSIIKNRLENIDYDEFKKNHSAIATNFLKLANRSVWFESFDIKPYEKNALWLKEHFRCKDEIIEYCNEIVYKGILIPKVRSFNPKLYLDGKYPSMKIINVDSEVKNNSSKKEAEAIVSFLTQNIEKLTKLYNEYKNENLTPDQFYRHIGIVTPFNNQKRTIKKYLKDAGRYNLQKILVGTVHAFQGSEREIILFSPAIDKNFTGEHFTNQDDGNMMNVAVSRAKSAFWVFGNKNGMKNAGIYTKTLVEYIEKNFSCEIAQCPLCGGCIIEDEKCFKCENYHWSPKTKQTQGCRFIIWKENKTTASKIDKETLLKLLTEEIEINGKNFYFDKNEKYFIKEKTKTCPKCGGKLILKTGRFGKFYGCENFPKCKYTESANEI; from the coding sequence GTGCTTGAAAACAGAAAAATAATAACCTATTATCTCGATTTTTTAATTCAATCGTCTCTAACATCGATTAAATTTCAAAAAAACCAAGGACATATAGATAAAAACTCCCTAAACGACATAAATTACTTTTTAATTAATTACGGAGAAAAAGACAAAAAAACATTTAAAGACAACCTCTGTATTTTAATAAATCATCTCGAAAAACTTGAAAAGAAAGATAAATACAAAATCGTTTTTTTTCCGTTTGTAAACGAATTTATTGAAGTTTCAAAAACAAGAGAAGATAAAATTTACTCCGCTCCCATTTACTTTTCTTTCGATATCGACAAAAAATTTCAAAAATTACTATTCGATTTAAAAAATTTTTCCATAAATTTTAAATCCAAGATTTTCGATTCGTTGTTTGATAATGCGGAGTTGTTTTTTAATAATTACTACGCTTCAAGTAAAATATTCGCTATAAACCATGAAGATTTAGATAATTTAAAAAAAGAGTTAAACGACGAGGAATTCGAAAAAAGATATCCCAAAAAAGACAAAGAATTTTTTTTCAGCGTCCTAAAAAAATATGCCGAAAGCTCAAATCTATACGTAAAAAAAAGCGATTCGTTATATCAATTTATTAAAAATTTTAACGAAGCATTGGCAAGTAAAATTAATAAAAACGAAAACTTAAATACTTTAATTCAAAACGAAGTTTTTTCTTTAATAGCCGTCGTAAACACGGAAGCTCTAATCCAAAGCGATTTAATAACCTTAGGATTGATAAACGCTTATAAATCTTCTATTATTCCTTATTTCGAAAACATTTCACCAAACGACAAATTAAACAGAATCTTATATTTTCATCCGAAAAGATATTTTGAAAAAGTTGATATTGAAACAAGCCCGAAAAACACTCTAAACATCACCGAAGAAAAATTAAAAGACCTTCAAAAATCGCATTTCGGCTCTTTCAGCTCTAAATTCGCTTTAACTCTCTCGCAACGGCTCGCACTTTCGGCATACCTCTCAGCACTTGACATTATTCCCGTAAACGGACCTCCAGGGACCGGTAAAACGGCTCTTTTAAGAGGTATTTTTGCCGATTATATAGTCAAAAACGCATTAAAAGCCAAAATTTCATACGATAAAGTAAAAAACGACCCTTATTCCTTAATCGACACCGGTATGCCTATTTTAGGCACTTCCAGCGTTCGACAGGCGATAAACAACATTATAGAAGGAATCTCTGGAGGTTTCGAAGAAGCCGACAAACTCGATAACCCTCTTTTTAAAAGATGGCTAAAACTCCCTCAATACGACGCGGATAAAAAAATAGATTTAATTAACAATTATTGCGTAGTCCCTCAAATAAGAAACAGCGAAAACAAATACGAAAACGGGGTGTTATTCACGGGAATTGATAATATTTTCGAATATTTAGAAAATATCAATCCCGAAGAATTGGAAGAGGATTTTGTAGAGTTTTTCGAAAAAAGTTTTGAAAAATCATATGAATTAAACGAAATTATAGAGTTTTTATCTCAAAAAATAATTCAAAACATCTCGGTTATAAACCGAACGATAGAAAATTCAGAAAATTTAATAAAAACTTACGAAAAGTTAGATACAAGCGTAAGATTTGAAACCTTTTTTTATTCTTTGCACCTTTTGGAAGCGTTTTTTATTCAAAACCTCAAAAAAATCAATAGACCAAAAATTTCAAACTGCCCTATTTGCGGAGGAAACATCATAAACGAAGAAAAATATTTTAAATGCAGTAAATGCGATTTTACAATTAAAAAAAATAACAAAATTAAAGTTTCAACAATCGAAGATTTGACTGATTTATTAAACGAGACACTAAAACAAAACGAAACTACATACGGACTCAAAAAAAACGGAAAATTTTTTGAAATAGTGGAAAAACCGCAATTATCAAATATACAAAGGCTTTTCGTAATCACTCCTTTATTTCCGATGCTAACGGTAACCATGCACTCTTTATACGGAGCGTTTAAAGAAAAAAAAGAAAACGGCTATGTATTAAACGAATCGTTTTTCGATTTGGTATTATCCGACGAATCCGGAATGATATTGGCACCCGTAGCTCTTCCCGCACTCTTTAGCGCAAAGAAAATGGTGATAGTAGGAGACGAAAAACAGATAGAGCCGGTATATCCTTTTGATGAAATAGTGGATAAATCCATAATCAAAAACAGACTCGAAAATATTGACTACGACGAATTCAAAAAAAATCACAGCGCTATTGCTACCAATTTTTTAAAACTCGCAAACAGGTCGGTATGGTTTGAGAGTTTTGATATTAAACCTTACGAAAAAAACGCGTTATGGCTAAAAGAACATTTCAGATGTAAAGACGAAATTATTGAATATTGCAACGAAATCGTTTACAAAGGCATTTTAATACCAAAAGTTAGGTCATTTAACCCGAAACTTTATTTAGACGGAAAATATCCTTCAATGAAAATAATCAACGTAGATTCGGAAGTTAAAAACAACTCCTCAAAAAAAGAAGCCGAAGCCATTGTTTCGTTTTTAACTCAAAATATTGAAAAACTGACAAAACTTTACAACGAATACAAAAACGAAAATTTAACTCCCGACCAGTTTTACAGACATATCGGAATTGTAACGCCTTTTAACAATCAAAAAAGAACTATCAAAAAATACCTAAAAGACGCCGGCAGATACAATCTTCAAAAAATTCTCGTCGGAACGGTGCACGCTTTTCAGGGAAGCGAGAGGGAAATAATACTCTTTTCTCCGGCGATCGATAAAAATTTTACTGGAGAGCATTTCACCAACCAAGACGACGGAAATATGATGAACGTGGCGGTATCAAGAGCCAAAAGCGCATTTTGGGTTTTCGGAAACAAAAACGGAATGAAAAACGCCGGAATTTATACGAAAACCCTTGTGGAATACATAGAAAAAAACTTTAGCTGTGAAATAGCTCAGTGTCCTTTGTGCGGGGGATGTATTATCGAAGATGAAAAATGTTTCAAATGCGAAAACTATCACTGGAGTCCAAAAACAAAACAAACGCAAGGTTGCAGGTTTATTATATGGAAAGAAAACAAAACCACCGCTTCAAAAATCGATAAAGAAACACTTTTGAAACTTTTAACGGAAGAAATCGAAATAAACGGGAAAAATTTTTATTTTGATAAAAACGAAAAATATTTTATAAAAGAAAAAACAAAAACATGCCCTAAATGCGGAGGAAAATTGATATTAAAAACGGGCAGATTCGGAAAATTTTACGGATGTGAAAATTTCCCGAAATGTAAATATACGGAAAGTGCAAATGAAATATAA
- a CDS encoding UDP-2,4-diacetamido-2,4,6-trideoxy-beta-L-altropyranose hydrolase encodes MTLIRVDFSSDIGLGHLKRATLFSEKLKLKNEKIVIICKECEQKQTDLPIIQIKDENEFFEIVKKLHPDKVIIDNYDFTYEEEKKFKNLFPDIKLICFDDTYKKHCCDEIINVNPAAKREKYPKNVKVTILKKPLVGENFKKAKKRHFKRKGIFISFGGTDAKEMSLKVLNILKKHKLKTPIHLYTTSANKNLKKIKKFCFLNRWCHLHINEDVALAMAKNEFGIITPSTIALEAMYMKLPFIAVQIADNQKEIAKYLKQKRIKVLSEREIKKVFDIIRKKGY; translated from the coding sequence ATGACTCTGATAAGAGTTGATTTTTCAAGCGATATAGGGCTTGGGCACTTAAAAAGAGCTACCCTTTTTAGTGAAAAGTTAAAATTAAAAAATGAAAAGATTGTTATTATTTGTAAAGAGTGCGAACAAAAACAGACCGATTTGCCTATTATCCAAATCAAAGACGAAAACGAATTTTTTGAAATAGTTAAAAAACTACACCCCGACAAAGTAATCATAGATAATTACGACTTCACTTACGAAGAAGAAAAAAAATTCAAAAACCTTTTCCCTGATATCAAGCTTATCTGTTTTGACGATACGTATAAAAAACACTGCTGCGATGAAATAATCAACGTAAACCCGGCCGCAAAAAGAGAAAAATACCCTAAAAACGTAAAAGTAACAATCCTAAAAAAGCCTCTTGTAGGTGAAAATTTTAAAAAAGCTAAAAAAAGACATTTTAAAAGAAAAGGCATTTTTATAAGTTTCGGAGGTACGGATGCAAAAGAGATGAGCTTGAAAGTGCTAAACATCCTAAAAAAACATAAACTCAAAACACCTATCCACCTCTACACCACAAGCGCAAATAAAAACCTAAAAAAAATAAAAAAATTTTGCTTTTTAAACAGATGGTGTCATCTTCATATTAACGAAGACGTGGCACTCGCAATGGCAAAAAATGAATTTGGCATAATTACACCAAGCACTATAGCCCTTGAAGCTATGTATATGAAACTGCCTTTTATTGCCGTACAAATAGCCGACAATCAAAAAGAAATAGCAAAATACCTAAAACAAAAACGCATAAAGGTTTTAAGTGAAAGAGAAATCAAAAAAGTGTTTGATATAATTCGCAAAAAAGGCTATTGA
- the pseF gene encoding pseudaminic acid cytidylyltransferase — MNLCIIPARGGSKRIPKKNIKLFHGKPLIAYSIEKAKNSKLFEKIVVSTDSEEIADVAKKYGAEVLYRPKKLADDFSTSMEVFEHAIKELNKNGEYKYACMIYATAPLLDIKYLKTGLEKLKNSDSCFSFSATTYDFPIWRGFEIENQKAKMLWPQYLNTRSQDLKEVYHDAAQFYWKKLSCQEKFTFDGNIPILIPRYLVQDIDTIEDFIRAELIFKALNDSDKS; from the coding sequence ATGAACCTATGCATTATTCCGGCACGCGGCGGCAGCAAAAGAATCCCCAAAAAAAACATAAAACTCTTCCACGGCAAACCGCTTATAGCCTACAGCATAGAAAAAGCCAAAAACTCGAAACTTTTTGAAAAAATTGTAGTCTCGACTGATAGCGAAGAAATAGCGGATGTAGCTAAAAAATACGGGGCCGAAGTACTCTACAGACCAAAAAAGCTTGCCGATGATTTTTCTACGAGTATGGAGGTTTTCGAACACGCAATAAAAGAACTTAACAAAAACGGCGAATACAAATACGCCTGTATGATATATGCCACTGCCCCGCTTCTTGATATTAAATACCTCAAAACCGGACTTGAAAAACTAAAAAATTCCGATTCTTGCTTTTCGTTTAGCGCTACGACGTATGACTTTCCTATTTGGAGAGGATTTGAGATTGAAAATCAAAAGGCAAAAATGCTATGGCCCCAATACCTCAACACAAGAAGTCAAGATTTAAAAGAAGTCTATCACGACGCCGCTCAGTTTTATTGGAAAAAACTAAGTTGCCAAGAAAAATTCACTTTTGACGGAAATATCCCGATACTTATTCCGAGATACTTGGTCCAAGACATCGACACGATTGAAGATTTTATAAGAGCCGAGCTTATTTTTAAGGCGCTGAATGACTCTGATAAGAGTTGA
- a CDS encoding nucleotidyltransferase family protein, which produces MNKEIIEKLRELKPVLKEKFGIEEFAVFGSMARDDYKESSDIDIAIIKARKKDYFKMIDTKYFLEEKLNKKIDMGYYDSIRPIIRKRIEKDLIYV; this is translated from the coding sequence ATGAATAAAGAAATCATTGAAAAATTAAGAGAATTAAAGCCTGTTTTAAAGGAAAAATTCGGTATTGAGGAATTTGCGGTATTCGGCAGTATGGCAAGGGATGACTATAAAGAAAGCAGCGATATAGATATTGCAATTATAAAAGCAAGAAAAAAAGACTATTTCAAAATGATCGATACAAAATATTTCTTAGAAGAAAAATTGAATAAAAAAATCGATATGGGCTATTACGACTCCATACGACCTATTATTCGTAAAAGAATTGAAAAGGATTTGATTTATGTCTGA
- the pseC gene encoding UDP-4-amino-4,6-dideoxy-N-acetyl-beta-L-altrosamine transaminase: MENKKINKFIPYGRQYIDQNDKNAVLEVLDSDFLTTGPKVREFEKALCEYTGAKYAVVVSNGTAALHIASLILLNPGDLVITTPNSFLATSNSILYAGAKPIFVDINQDGNINLDEAIKLLEKNPKIKAVYPVHFSGNPVDMEKLKFIRENFNVKILEDAAHAIGAVYDEGKIGNCKYSDITIFSFHPVKHITTAEGGAILTNDEEIYKKAQILRNHGMVKENFINKDMAYDKKGNVNPWYYEMQMLGYNYRITDIQCALGISQLKKLDSFIQKRHEIAKKYDKAFENSKIKPLYTFNKNSAYHLYVVRVDFSKLNITKAELFYKMREAQIGLQLHYIPINKQPYYQNLGYGNENLPNMYKYYEEAFSLPMYPALNEKEQEYVIEKLFDIIK; the protein is encoded by the coding sequence ATGGAAAATAAAAAAATAAATAAATTTATCCCATACGGCAGACAATATATCGATCAAAACGATAAAAATGCCGTTTTGGAAGTACTTGATAGCGATTTTTTAACTACGGGTCCAAAAGTCAGGGAATTTGAAAAGGCCCTTTGCGAATATACGGGTGCAAAATATGCCGTAGTTGTCAGTAACGGCACGGCTGCACTTCATATCGCTTCTCTTATTCTTTTAAATCCCGGGGATTTGGTAATTACAACTCCCAACTCATTTCTTGCAACATCAAATTCAATCCTTTACGCAGGTGCAAAACCGATATTTGTCGATATAAATCAAGACGGAAATATAAATCTTGATGAAGCAATAAAACTACTCGAAAAAAATCCTAAAATAAAAGCCGTATATCCGGTACATTTTAGCGGCAATCCGGTCGATATGGAAAAACTTAAATTCATAAGAGAAAATTTCAACGTAAAAATCTTAGAAGACGCCGCGCATGCAATAGGTGCCGTGTATGACGAAGGGAAAATCGGCAACTGCAAATACAGCGATATTACGATATTCTCTTTTCATCCGGTAAAACATATCACAACGGCCGAGGGCGGAGCTATTTTGACAAATGACGAAGAAATTTACAAAAAAGCCCAAATTTTAAGAAACCACGGAATGGTAAAAGAAAACTTCATCAATAAAGATATGGCTTATGACAAAAAAGGCAATGTCAATCCATGGTATTATGAAATGCAAATGCTGGGCTACAACTACAGAATAACCGATATCCAATGTGCTCTTGGAATTTCTCAGCTAAAAAAGCTCGATAGTTTCATCCAAAAAAGACACGAAATAGCAAAAAAATACGACAAAGCCTTTGAAAATTCGAAAATAAAACCTCTCTATACTTTTAATAAAAACAGCGCTTATCACTTATACGTAGTAAGAGTCGATTTTAGCAAACTAAACATCACAAAAGCTGAGCTTTTTTATAAAATGAGAGAAGCGCAAATCGGTCTTCAGCTGCATTACATTCCGATAAACAAACAGCCTTACTATCAAAACTTAGGCTATGGAAATGAGAATCTGCCGAATATGTATAAATATTATGAAGAAGCTTTTTCGCTGCCGATGTATCCGGCTTTGAATGAAAAAGAACAAGAATACGTCATAGAAAAGCTTTTTGATATAATAAAATAA
- the pseB gene encoding UDP-N-acetylglucosamine 4,6-dehydratase (inverting): MFDGKNILITGGTGSFGKKYTEILLKNYKPNKIIIYSRDELKQFEMAQKFNDKCMRYFIGDVRDKERLKKAMEDVDIVIHAAALKQVPAAEYNPMEAVKTNINGAENVIDAAIANEVEKVIALSTDKAAAPINLYGATKLASDKLFIAANNLVGKRKTRFSVVRYGNVIGSRGSVVPFFMKLIKAGEKVLPITHPEMTRFLITLEQGVNFVLKNFERMQGGEIFVPKIPSMKIVDLAKALCPECELKIVGIRPGEKLHEVMITRDDRCVEFDDHYVIVPTINFNFRADYTKNNLGEVGKEKDIGFEYSSGTNDWWLTKEEFLELAKEFL, from the coding sequence ATGTTCGACGGCAAAAATATTTTAATCACGGGCGGAACTGGGAGTTTCGGTAAAAAATATACCGAAATTTTGCTAAAAAACTACAAACCCAACAAAATCATCATCTACAGCAGAGACGAACTTAAACAATTCGAAATGGCGCAAAAATTCAACGATAAATGTATGAGGTATTTTATCGGGGATGTTAGGGATAAAGAAAGACTCAAAAAAGCCATGGAAGATGTGGATATAGTAATCCACGCAGCAGCACTAAAACAAGTCCCGGCGGCGGAATACAACCCTATGGAAGCGGTAAAAACAAACATAAACGGAGCCGAAAATGTAATTGACGCGGCGATAGCGAACGAAGTCGAAAAAGTAATAGCTCTAAGTACCGATAAAGCGGCGGCTCCTATTAACCTCTACGGAGCTACGAAACTCGCAAGCGATAAGCTTTTTATTGCGGCGAATAACTTGGTAGGAAAAAGAAAAACGAGATTTTCAGTAGTTAGATACGGAAACGTAATCGGAAGCCGCGGAAGCGTTGTGCCGTTTTTTATGAAGCTGATAAAAGCCGGGGAAAAAGTATTGCCTATTACTCATCCGGAAATGACGAGATTTTTGATAACTCTCGAACAAGGAGTTAATTTCGTACTTAAAAATTTTGAGAGAATGCAAGGTGGAGAAATATTCGTCCCGAAAATCCCTTCTATGAAGATAGTCGATTTGGCAAAAGCCCTGTGTCCTGAGTGCGAGCTAAAAATCGTAGGAATAAGACCGGGAGAAAAACTTCACGAAGTTATGATTACAAGAGACGACAGATGCGTAGAATTCGACGACCATTACGTAATCGTACCGACTATCAATTTCAACTTCCGCGCAGACTACACCAAAAACAACTTAGGAGAAGTCGGGAAAGAAAAAGATATCGGATTTGAATATAGCTCGGGAACAAACGATTGGTGGCTAACAAAAGAAGAATTTTTAGAACTTGCAAAAGAGTTTTTATAA
- a CDS encoding capsule polysaccharide transporter — MFYSTSIRLINRRAKNYKKYQPVVYVPPFFKHIVPAFDKNAVFLGWGYKKSGLEAMEMPKWLLLEDGFIRSVGLGVEGYPAFSVVEDDAGMHYDASKETRIERILKTYDFKNNEKLLQTARDAIELIKKYKISKYNLSPLILPEKVKKSKKKKVLIIAQTAGDNSLVYGRAYEFEPKDIILSALEENEGADVFVKVHPDVLTGKRQSSIDIDLAKKYCKVITENTNPVMLLEEFDKVYTQTSQMGFEAAFLGKEVVTFGMPFYAGWGITQDKLTNERRQRKLTPLEVFAAAYILYSNYYNPYEKRECEIIETIEEIKHQRDKLLKE; from the coding sequence ATGTTTTACAGCACATCAATCAGACTCATAAATAGACGCGCAAAAAACTACAAAAAATATCAACCTGTCGTTTATGTACCGCCTTTTTTTAAACATATCGTACCTGCTTTTGATAAAAACGCCGTTTTTTTAGGCTGGGGGTACAAAAAAAGCGGTCTTGAAGCCATGGAAATGCCAAAATGGCTTTTATTGGAAGACGGATTCATACGCTCCGTGGGCCTTGGGGTTGAAGGGTATCCCGCTTTTTCCGTGGTGGAGGATGATGCCGGAATGCATTATGACGCCAGCAAAGAAACAAGAATTGAGAGAATTTTAAAAACTTATGATTTTAAAAACAACGAAAAGCTTCTCCAAACCGCCCGTGATGCAATAGAACTTATTAAAAAATATAAAATTTCAAAATATAACCTTTCTCCTTTAATTTTACCTGAGAAGGTAAAAAAATCCAAAAAGAAAAAAGTGCTAATAATCGCCCAAACAGCAGGGGATAATTCCCTTGTATATGGTAGAGCTTACGAATTTGAACCAAAAGATATAATATTAAGCGCTCTTGAAGAAAATGAAGGTGCGGACGTGTTTGTAAAAGTCCACCCGGACGTACTAACCGGCAAAAGACAAAGCTCGATAGATATAGACCTTGCAAAAAAATATTGCAAAGTTATAACTGAAAACACAAACCCCGTAATGCTACTAGAAGAATTTGACAAAGTCTATACCCAAACATCCCAAATGGGCTTTGAAGCGGCGTTTTTGGGAAAAGAAGTGGTGACTTTCGGTATGCCTTTTTACGCCGGCTGGGGAATTACGCAAGATAAACTGACAAATGAAAGAAGACAAAGAAAACTCACTCCTCTTGAAGTGTTTGCAGCAGCATATATTCTTTATAGCAATTATTATAATCCATATGAAAAAAGAGAATGCGAAATAATCGAAACTATAGAAGAAATCAAACATCAAAGGGATAAACTACTTAAGGAATAG